A genomic segment from Aegilops tauschii subsp. strangulata cultivar AL8/78 chromosome 1, Aet v6.0, whole genome shotgun sequence encodes:
- the LOC109768200 gene encoding benzyl alcohol O-benzoyltransferase, whose translation MAGPAASLRFTVRRKAAELVTPAGPTPRELKRLSDIDDQDGLRFHIPIIQFYRRDASMGGRDPAAVVRDAVARALVHYYPFAGRLRELEGRKLAVDCTGEGVLFIEADADVRLEHFGDALQPPFPGLEELIFDVPGSSEVLGTPLLLFQVTRLACGGFILAVRLMHTMADAQGLVQFLAAVAELARGAAAPSLRPVWERELLEARNPPRPGFAHREYDEVPDTKGTIVPLDEMAHRSFFFGAREVAAIRSHLAPGLRKRATTFEVLTGSLWKCRTVALAPDADEVMRMICIVNARGGKQGGASAIPAGYYGNAFAFPVAVSASGDLCANPLTYAVKLVKEAKSEVDVEYLRSVADLMVQRGRPHFTVVRAYLASDVTKAGFGDLDFGWGRPVYGGPAKGGVGAIPGVASFLIPFKNGKGEDGIVIPMCLPGPAMDKFVEEMGKLLRPAVDVPDMFPAMIKSAL comes from the exons ATGGCGGGCCCAGCGGCGTCGTTGAGGTTCACGGTGAGGAGGAAGGCGGCCGAGCTGGTGACGCCGGCGGGGCCGACGCCCCGGGAGCTGAAGCGTCTCTCGGACATCGACGACCAGGACGGCCTGCGGTTCCACATCCCCATCATCCAGTTCTACCGGCGCGACGCGTCCATGGGCGGCAGGGACCCCGCGGCGGTGGTACGGGACGCCGTGGCCAGGGCGCTCGTGCACTACTACCCGTTCGCCGGCCGGCTGAGGGAGCTCGAAGGGCGCAAGCTCGCCGTCGACTGCACTGGCGAGGGCGTGCTTTTCATTGAGGCCGATGCCGACGTGCGTCTGGAGCACTTCGGCGACGCTCTGCAGCCGCCCTTCCCGGGACTCGAGGAGCTCATCTTCGACGTCCCTGGCTCGTCCGAAGTCCTCGGAACCCCGCTCCTCCTCTTTCAG GTGACACGCCTGGCGTGTGGAGGCTTCATCCTGGCGGTGCGGCTGATGCACACGATGGCGGACGCGCAGGGGCTGGTGCAGTTCCTGGCCGCCGTGGCGGAGCTGGCGCGAGGCGCGGCGGCGCCGTCGCTGCGGCCGGTGTGGGAGCGGGAGCTGCTGGAGGCGCGGAACCCGCCGCGCCCTGGCTTCGCGCACCGGGAGTACGACGAGGTGCCGGACACCAAGGGCACCATCGTGCCGCTCGACGAGATGGCGCACCGCTCCTTCTTCTTCGGGGCCCGGGAGGTCGCCGCCATCCGGTCCCACCTGGCGCCGGGCCTCCGGAAGCGCGCCACCACGTTCGAGGTCCTCACGGGAAGCCTGTGGAAGTGCCGCACCGTGGCGCTGGCCCCGGACGCCGACGAGGTGATGCGGATGATCTGCATCGTCAACGCCCGCGGCGGCAAGCAGGGCGGCGCGAGCGCAATCCCGGCCGGCTACTACGGGAACGCGTTCGCCTTCCCGGTGGCCGTGTCGGCCTCCGGCGACCTGTGCGCGAACCCCCTGACCTACGCCgtgaagctggtgaaggaggccaAGTCGGAGGTGGACGTGGAGTACCTGCGGTCGGTGGCGGACCTGATGGTGCAGCGCGGGCGGCCGCACTTCACGGTGGTGCGCGCGTACCTGGCGTCGGACGTGACCAAGGCCGGTTTCGGCGACCTGGACTTCGGGTGGGGCAGGCCGGTGTACGGCGGGCCGGCGAAGGGCGGCGTGGGCGCCATCCCCGGGGTGGCCAGCTTCCTGATCCCGTTCAAGAACGGCAAGGGCGAGGACGGCATCGTGATCCCCATGTGCCTGCCTGGCCCCGCCATGGACAAGTTCGTGGAGGAGATGGGCAAGCTGCTGCGCCCGGCCGTCGACGTCCCCGACATGTTTCCCGCCATGATCAAATCTGCGCTCTGA